The proteins below are encoded in one region of Sulfitobacter sp. SK012:
- the mfd gene encoding transcription-repair coupling factor produces the protein MRPSTHITLSGAPEGYDAQLLLRELETAGTPVVHVARDDKRMAAMQAALRFFAPDLPVVTFPGWDCLPYDRISPNADISAQRMATLAALVHAMPEKFILLTTLGAATQRVPARATLRDAAFSAQVGNRVDEKALRHFLVRMGFVQSPTVMEPGDYAVRGGIIDIYPPGDLGPVRLDLFGDTLDGARRFDPATQRTTEKLELVELAPVSEVILDEAAITRFRQNYRIEFGAAGTDDPLYEAISAGRKHQGAEHWLAFFHDTLETLFDYLPKATIALDDQVTPTRLARWESVADQYETRKIAMANRSKMDSVYKPAPPDGLYLDEAAWDTAVSDRRVIQLVPLAQPTGPQVLDAGGRIGRNFSPERQQESISLFGALATHINAKLQDGPVLIASYSEGARERLTGLIEDEGLAEAVPIPSANRIGKRGLYLAVWALEHGFEADGMSVISEQDVLGDRLIRAPKRKRRAENFLSEVQSLTPGNLVVHVDHGIGRYLGMEVITAAGAAHECLVLEYAAESKLYLPVENIELLSKYGHEEGLLDKLGGGAWQSKKAKLKERIREMADKLIRIAAERALRRAPVLEPPPGMWDAFSARFPYTETDDQMSAIGDVIDDLTSGKPMDRLVCGDVGFGKTEVAMRAAFVAAMSGVQVAVIAPTTLLARQHYKSFAERFRGFPIEVRQLSRFVSTKDANLTRDGMTKGTVDIVIGTHALLAKGIRFKELGLLVIDEEQHFGVTHKERLKSMRTDIHVLTLTATPIPRTLQLSLTGVRDLSIIGTPPVDRLAIRTYVSEFDAVTLREALLREHYRGGQSFYVVPRISDLPEIEAFLKEQLPELSYVIAHGQMAAGELDDRMNAFYDGKFDILLATTIVESGLDIPTANTMVVHRADMFGLAQLYQIRGRVGRSKTRAYAYLTTKPRAKLTPLAEKRLRVLGSLDTLGAGFTLASQDLDIRGAGNLLGEEQSGQMRDVGFELYQSMLEEAIAKIRSGELEGLAGDDGQWAPQINLGVPVLIPEIYVPDLDVRLGLYRRLSELTTKVELEGFAAELIDRFGKLPREVNTLMLVVRIKAMCKRAGIAKLDGGPRGATIQFHNDKFASPEGLVTFLQDQRGLAKVKDNKIVVRRDWKSDADKIKGGFAIARDLAEHVIAKEKANKARKVT, from the coding sequence ATGAGACCATCTACCCATATCACGCTGTCCGGCGCGCCTGAGGGATATGACGCCCAGCTTTTGTTGCGCGAACTTGAAACGGCCGGAACCCCGGTTGTCCATGTCGCGCGCGATGACAAACGGATGGCGGCAATGCAGGCCGCACTGCGGTTTTTCGCGCCTGATTTACCGGTTGTGACCTTTCCCGGATGGGACTGCCTGCCTTATGACCGCATTTCGCCCAATGCCGATATTTCGGCGCAGCGCATGGCCACACTTGCGGCTTTGGTGCACGCAATGCCGGAAAAGTTCATTCTGCTGACAACGTTGGGCGCTGCCACGCAGCGCGTTCCGGCGCGTGCCACTTTGCGGGATGCTGCGTTTTCAGCCCAAGTTGGCAACCGCGTCGATGAAAAAGCGCTGCGCCATTTTCTGGTCCGGATGGGGTTTGTTCAAAGCCCAACGGTGATGGAGCCGGGCGACTATGCCGTTCGCGGGGGCATCATCGACATTTACCCGCCCGGTGATCTGGGCCCGGTGCGTCTGGACTTGTTTGGGGACACACTGGACGGCGCGCGACGGTTTGACCCTGCGACTCAGCGCACCACTGAAAAGCTTGAACTCGTTGAACTGGCCCCGGTGAGCGAAGTCATTCTGGACGAGGCCGCAATAACGCGTTTTCGCCAAAACTACCGCATCGAATTTGGTGCGGCAGGTACTGATGATCCGCTTTATGAAGCCATATCAGCTGGCCGCAAACATCAAGGCGCTGAACATTGGTTGGCGTTTTTCCACGACACCCTCGAGACGTTATTTGACTACTTACCCAAAGCGACGATTGCGCTGGATGATCAGGTGACACCGACTCGGCTGGCCCGCTGGGAAAGCGTCGCGGATCAGTATGAGACCCGCAAAATTGCGATGGCAAATCGCTCAAAGATGGACAGTGTGTACAAACCTGCGCCGCCAGATGGGCTCTATCTGGATGAGGCCGCGTGGGACACTGCGGTTTCTGACCGGCGCGTGATCCAATTGGTTCCATTGGCACAGCCCACGGGTCCGCAGGTTTTGGATGCAGGTGGGCGCATTGGGCGAAATTTCTCACCAGAGCGCCAGCAGGAATCTATTAGCCTTTTTGGGGCTTTGGCCACGCATATTAACGCAAAGCTTCAAGATGGTCCGGTGCTTATTGCGAGCTATTCCGAAGGCGCGCGTGAACGCCTTACAGGGCTAATCGAAGACGAAGGCCTGGCCGAGGCCGTCCCAATCCCAAGCGCAAACCGCATCGGCAAACGCGGGCTCTATCTCGCCGTTTGGGCGTTGGAGCATGGGTTTGAGGCGGACGGGATGTCGGTTATTTCCGAACAGGACGTTTTGGGCGACCGCTTGATCCGCGCTCCGAAACGCAAACGCCGGGCCGAGAACTTTCTGTCCGAAGTCCAAAGCCTGACTCCTGGCAATCTGGTTGTTCACGTGGATCACGGCATTGGCCGCTATCTGGGCATGGAAGTGATCACGGCTGCGGGCGCCGCGCATGAGTGTCTGGTGCTGGAATATGCTGCAGAATCGAAACTGTACTTGCCTGTCGAGAACATCGAGCTGCTGTCGAAATATGGCCATGAGGAAGGGCTGCTCGACAAACTAGGCGGCGGCGCGTGGCAATCCAAAAAGGCCAAGCTTAAGGAACGCATCCGCGAGATGGCCGACAAGCTGATCCGTATTGCCGCTGAGCGGGCGTTGCGCAGAGCCCCCGTACTTGAGCCGCCCCCCGGCATGTGGGACGCGTTTTCTGCACGCTTCCCTTATACCGAAACCGACGATCAGATGAGCGCCATCGGCGATGTCATCGATGATTTAACCAGCGGCAAACCGATGGACCGTCTGGTGTGCGGCGATGTGGGCTTTGGCAAAACCGAAGTCGCGATGCGCGCGGCCTTTGTGGCGGCCATGTCGGGCGTTCAGGTCGCAGTGATCGCGCCGACGACATTGCTGGCACGTCAGCACTACAAGAGCTTTGCAGAACGCTTTCGCGGATTTCCCATCGAAGTGCGCCAGCTTAGCCGCTTTGTCAGCACCAAGGACGCCAATCTGACCCGAGACGGCATGACGAAGGGCACCGTTGATATCGTCATCGGCACCCATGCGCTGCTGGCCAAAGGCATTCGGTTTAAAGAGCTTGGTCTGTTGGTCATCGACGAAGAACAGCATTTTGGCGTGACCCATAAAGAACGTCTGAAGTCGATGCGCACGGATATCCATGTGCTGACCCTGACGGCGACGCCAATCCCGCGCACCTTGCAACTAAGCCTTACCGGTGTGCGCGACCTAAGCATCATCGGCACACCGCCCGTCGACCGGTTGGCCATCCGCACTTATGTGTCCGAATTCGACGCGGTGACTTTGCGCGAAGCGTTGTTGCGCGAACATTATCGCGGCGGACAGTCGTTCTATGTGGTGCCGCGGATCAGTGATCTGCCTGAGATTGAGGCATTCCTCAAAGAACAACTGCCAGAGTTGAGCTACGTGATTGCCCATGGCCAGATGGCCGCAGGCGAACTTGATGACCGAATGAACGCTTTTTATGACGGTAAATTCGACATCCTGCTGGCCACAACGATTGTTGAATCGGGCCTCGATATTCCGACGGCCAACACGATGGTTGTGCACCGGGCGGATATGTTCGGCCTGGCGCAGCTTTATCAAATCCGAGGCCGTGTTGGCCGCTCCAAAACCCGTGCCTATGCGTATCTAACAACCAAACCGCGCGCCAAGCTCACGCCGTTGGCTGAGAAGCGCCTGAGGGTTCTGGGCAGTCTTGATACGCTTGGAGCAGGCTTTACGCTCGCCTCACAGGATCTCGATATTCGCGGGGCAGGGAACCTGCTGGGTGAAGAGCAATCAGGTCAGATGCGCGATGTTGGATTTGAGCTTTATCAATCGATGCTCGAAGAGGCGATCGCCAAGATCAGGTCCGGAGAGCTGGAAGGCCTTGCCGGCGATGACGGACAATGGGCACCGCAGATCAACCTAGGCGTGCCCGTTCTAATTCCGGAAATCTACGTACCGGATCTAGATGTGCGGTTAGGCCTGTATCGCCGCCTGTCTGAGTTGACCACGAAGGTGGAGCTCGAAGGTTTTGCCGCTGAATTGATCGACCGTTTTGGCAAATTGCCGCGCGAGGTCAACACGTTGATGTTGGTCGTTCGGATCAAAGCGATGTGTAAACGTGCAGGCATTGCCAAGTTGGATGGCGGCCCAAGGGGCGCAACTATCCAATTCCACAACGACAAATTCGCGTCACCTGAAGGTCTGGTCACGTTCCTTCAGGACCAGCGCGGGTTGGCCAAGGTTAAAGACAACAAGATCGTTGTGCGTCGCGACTGGAAGTCAGACGCAGACAAGATCAAGGGTGGCTTTGCGATTGCGCGCGATCTGGCTGAACATGTGATCGCCAAGGAAAAAGCCAACAAGGCGCGCAAGGTAACCTAA